In Vitis vinifera cultivar Pinot Noir 40024 chromosome 17, ASM3070453v1, one genomic interval encodes:
- the LOC100250047 gene encoding WRKY transcription factor 72A: protein MNKEERAMEAALRRSGHGVVVKEERRPEAPCDDDEGCRDKAAAKADKTKSSSPRREDLNCSSVQLPAISKMERSISSAEPDSGASSSSHKDQDDQLESAKAEMGEVREENQRLRMYLDQIMKDYKTLQMQFYDVVRQEAKESTEKASILQIEEPEFVSLSLGRVSSDPKKDEKNKTTSKVEDDGVKGGLSLGLDCKFEVLNPSPENSFGGPKEAAGESWPPSKSLKTMRTGDDEISQQNPAKRCRVSVRARCDTPTMNDGCQWRKYGQKIAKGNPCPRAYYRCTVAPSCPVRKQVQRFAEDMSILITTYEGTHNHPLPYSATAMASTTSAAASMLMSGSSSSQSGSGSCPLSATSADLHGVNFYLSDNSKSKQFYSINSSLSAVSSNPTITLDLTTASSSSSSSSHFNRLSSNYPPPRFPSTGFNFSSSESNSLPISWSNGLLSYGSTTTTQPYNRNHTGSQNSGRHTQENFFHPHVQKNNPAPVQQPLPDPIAAATKAIASDPSFQSALAAALTSIMGANGGTHANHSGGEAFGQKLMWGSESLPAVSTYQSTSKGNGCASSYLNKSPPTNSQPGSLMFLPPALPFSTSKNASASPAENREHTS from the exons ATGAACAAGGAAGAAAGAGCTATGGAGGCCGCTTTGAGAAGATCTGGTCATGGGGTTGTTGTGAAGGAAGAGAGGAGACCTGAAGCACCATGCGATGACGATGAAGGTTGCAGAGACAAGGCTGCTGCCAAG GCTGATAAAACGAAGTCATCTTCCCCCAGACGCGAGGATTTAAACTGCAGTTCTGTGCAG TTACCAGCAATAAGTAAGATGGAAAGATCGATATCGTCTGCTGAACCGGACTCAGGAGCGAGTTCCTCGAGCCACAAGGATCAG GATGATCAGCTTGAATCAGCCAAAGCTGAAATGGGCGAGGTGAGAGAAGAAAATCAAAGGCTAAGGATGTATTTAGATCAAATTATGAAGGATTACAAGACTCTTCAAATGCAATTCTACGACGTTGTCCGACAAGAAGCTAAGGAATCCACAGAAAAGGCGAGCATTTTACAAATTGAGGAACCCGAGTTTGTTTCCCTTAGCCTGGGAAGAGTTTCAAGTGACCCAAAAAAGGATGAAAAGAACAAAACTACTAGCAAAGTGGAGGATGACGGAGTCAAAGGCGGCCTTAGTCTCGGACTTGACTGCAAATTTGAAGTGCTGAATCCAAGCCCTGAGAATAGCTTTGGAGGACCAAAGGAAGCTGCCGGAGAGAGTTGGCCACCTAGTAAAAGCCTGAAGACAATGAGAACCGGAGATGATGAAATTTCACAACAGAACCCCGCGAAGAGGTGTAGGGTTTCTGTGAGAGCTAGATGTGATACCCCAACG ATGAATGATGGATGTCAATGGAGGAAATATGGGCAGAAGATTGCAAAAGGAAACCCATGTCCACGAGCATACTATCGCTGCACAGTTGCACCATCTTGCCCAGTTAGAAAACAG GTACAAAGATTTGCTGAAGACATGTCCATCTTGATTACCACCTATGAAGGGACACACAACCATCCACTCCCTTACTCAGCCACTGCAATGGCTTCCACCACTTCAGCAGCTGCTTCCATGCTCATGTCCGGCTCCTCGAGCTCTCAATCTGGCTCTGGCTCCTGCCCGTTATCAGCCACTAGTGCTGATCTCCATGGGGTGAACTTTTATCTATCTGACAACTCAAAATCAAAGCAATTCTACTCAATCAACTCGTCGCTCTCGGCTGTGTCTTCAAACCCAACAATTACACTTGACCTTACAACAGCCTcatcctcttcctcttcctcatcCCATTTCAATAGGTTATCTTCAAATTATCCTCCCCCAAGATTTCCTTCTACAGGTTTCAACTTCAGTTCTTCTGAATCCAACTCTCTGCCTATCTCCTGGAGCAATGGATTGCTTAGCTATGGCAGTACTACTACTACTCAACCCTACAACAGGAACCATACTGGATCCCAAAATTCTGGACGACATACTCAGGAAAATTTCTTTCATCCCCACGTCCAAAAGAACAACCCAGCTCCTGTTCAACAGCCCCTACCAGATCCTATTGCAGCTGCAACAAAGGCAATCGCATCAGACCCGAGTTTCCAATCTGCTTTAGCAGCTGCCCTTACATCAATAATGGGTGCTAATGGTGGAACCCATGCTAACCATAGTGGAGGAGAGGCCTTTGGCCAGAAATTGATGTGGGGTAGTGAATCCCTTCCTGCTGTTTCTACCTATCAGTCAACCTCTAAAGGAAATGGATGTGCATCCAGCTACTTGAACAAATCGCCACCCACAAATTCTCAGCCGGGAAGCTTGATGTTTCTTCCTCCTGCATTGCCATTTTCCACCTCTAAGAATGCATCTGCATCCCCTGCTGAAAATAGAGAGCACACTAGTTGA